One Nocardioides oleivorans DNA segment encodes these proteins:
- a CDS encoding Rossmann-like and DUF2520 domain-containing protein, whose amino-acid sequence MTKFSIGVVGAGRVGAVLAAALRSAGHEVVAAAGESDASRRRIDALLPGVEVAKPTDVARASDLLLLTVPDDMLANVVRVLSDSGAIHAGQVVVHTSGRHGLAVLEPARLVGARTIAMHPAMTFTGTDVDLPRLSGCVFGTTADEADRELTESLVADLGGRPMWVPEDRRTLYHAGLAHGANHLVTLVAEAMEILSAAGADDPAATLRPLLAAALDNALDHGDAALTGPIVRGDVETVRAHVADLASDAPQTLPSYLAMAHATLGRAVTDGRLLPIRASAILRVLDAAEAGVGADKDDVRR is encoded by the coding sequence ATGACGAAGTTCTCCATCGGTGTCGTGGGCGCCGGCCGCGTCGGCGCCGTCCTGGCAGCCGCGCTCCGCTCCGCCGGGCACGAGGTCGTCGCCGCCGCCGGCGAGTCCGACGCCTCCCGTCGCCGCATCGACGCGCTCCTCCCGGGGGTCGAGGTCGCCAAGCCGACGGACGTCGCCCGGGCGAGCGACCTCCTCCTGCTCACCGTCCCCGACGACATGCTCGCCAACGTCGTCCGCGTCCTCAGCGACAGCGGCGCGATCCACGCGGGCCAGGTCGTCGTCCACACCAGCGGCCGCCACGGCCTCGCCGTCCTCGAGCCGGCCCGCCTCGTCGGCGCCCGCACGATCGCGATGCACCCGGCCATGACCTTCACCGGCACGGACGTCGACCTGCCCCGCCTCTCCGGCTGCGTCTTCGGCACGACCGCCGACGAGGCCGACCGTGAGCTCACCGAGTCGCTCGTCGCCGACCTCGGCGGGCGCCCGATGTGGGTGCCCGAGGACCGCCGCACGCTCTACCACGCCGGTCTCGCGCACGGTGCCAACCACCTCGTCACCCTCGTCGCCGAGGCGATGGAGATCCTGTCGGCCGCCGGGGCCGACGACCCCGCCGCCACCCTTCGTCCGCTGCTCGCCGCCGCGCTCGACAACGCGCTCGACCACGGCGACGCCGCGCTCACGGGCCCGATCGTCCGGGGTGACGTGGAGACGGTCCGCGCCCACGTCGCCGACCTGGCCTCCGATGCGCCGCAGACGCTTCCGTCCTACCTCGCGATGGCCCACGCCACGCTCGGCCGTGCCGTCACCGACGGCCGGCTCCTGCCGATCCGCGCCTCCGCGATCCTGCGCGTGCTCGACGCCGCCGAGGCCGGCGTCGGCGCCGACAAGGACGACGTACGTCGATGA
- a CDS encoding methionine ABC transporter ATP-binding protein, which translates to MPLVELTDVHKTFPAARGGTQVEAIRGVDLSVDAGEIVGIVGYSGAGKSTLVRLVNALEPTTSGSVRIDGHEITGLKERELRAVREGIGMIFQQFNLFRSRTVWGNIAYPLEVAGVPKDERHRRISDLLHFVGLAEKAHSHVEELSGGQKQRVGIARALATNPSLLLADESTSALDPETTQEVLALLRRVNRELGITIIVITHEMDVVRSLAHRVVVMEAGRIVEQGPVLEVLANPQQPVTRRFVATIVDDEPGTEALAALRARHAGTFVKLAFRGDEVRQSDVFAALLEHRVRFELVFGGIEEVQGDTFGNLTLALDGEPDDVRAAVAAVGALVPTTELTR; encoded by the coding sequence GTGCCGCTCGTCGAGCTGACCGACGTCCACAAGACGTTTCCCGCCGCCCGCGGCGGAACCCAGGTCGAGGCGATCCGCGGTGTCGACCTGAGCGTCGACGCCGGCGAGATCGTCGGCATCGTGGGCTACTCCGGGGCGGGCAAGTCGACCCTCGTCCGCCTCGTCAACGCCCTCGAGCCGACGACGTCCGGCAGCGTCCGCATCGACGGCCACGAGATCACCGGGCTCAAGGAGCGCGAGCTGCGAGCGGTGCGCGAGGGGATCGGCATGATCTTCCAGCAGTTCAACCTGTTCCGCTCACGCACCGTGTGGGGCAACATCGCCTACCCGCTCGAGGTGGCCGGCGTGCCGAAGGACGAGCGACACAGGCGGATCTCCGACCTGCTGCACTTCGTCGGCCTCGCCGAGAAGGCCCACAGCCACGTGGAGGAGCTGTCCGGCGGGCAGAAGCAGCGCGTCGGCATCGCCCGGGCGCTCGCGACCAACCCGAGCCTGCTGCTGGCTGACGAGTCGACCAGCGCGCTCGACCCCGAGACCACCCAGGAGGTGCTCGCGCTCCTCCGGCGGGTGAACCGTGAGCTCGGCATCACGATCATCGTGATCACCCACGAGATGGACGTGGTCCGTAGCCTCGCCCACCGGGTGGTCGTGATGGAGGCCGGGCGCATCGTCGAGCAGGGTCCGGTGCTGGAGGTCCTCGCCAACCCGCAGCAGCCGGTCACCCGACGCTTCGTCGCGACGATCGTCGACGACGAGCCCGGCACGGAGGCGCTGGCGGCCCTGCGCGCCCGCCACGCCGGCACCTTCGTCAAGCTGGCCTTCCGCGGCGACGAGGTGCGCCAGAGCGATGTCTTCGCCGCGCTGCTCGAGCACCGCGTGCGCTTCGAGCTCGTCTTCGGCGGGATCGAGGAGGTGCAGGGCGACACCTTCGGCAACCTGACCCTGGCGCTCGACGGCGAGCCGGACGACGTACGCGCCGCGGTGGCCGCCGTCGGCGCCCTGGTCCCGACCACGGAGCTGACCCGATGA
- a CDS encoding methionine ABC transporter permease encodes MIADSRIDELWPLVWQGTWETVYIVAIVLTLGGVLGLLLGLALYVTRSGGLYASRATNLVLNLLVNFFRPIPFVIFIAAVQPLARVVVGTGIGNPAIIFALTLAATFGISRIVEQNLVTVDPGVIEAARSMGAGRGRIVRTVVLPEALGPLVLGYTFVFVAIVDMTAIAGVVGGGGLGNFALQYGFRQFDAVVTWTAVIIIVALVQVVQLAGNVAARRILRR; translated from the coding sequence ATGATCGCCGACTCCCGCATCGACGAGCTGTGGCCCCTCGTCTGGCAGGGCACGTGGGAGACCGTCTACATCGTCGCCATCGTGCTGACGCTGGGCGGCGTGCTCGGGCTCCTGCTCGGCCTGGCGCTCTACGTCACCCGCAGCGGCGGCCTCTACGCCAGCCGCGCGACCAACCTGGTGCTGAACCTGCTGGTCAACTTCTTCCGGCCGATCCCGTTCGTCATCTTCATCGCGGCGGTGCAGCCGCTCGCCCGCGTGGTCGTGGGGACGGGCATCGGCAACCCGGCGATCATCTTCGCCCTGACCCTGGCGGCCACCTTCGGCATCAGCCGCATCGTGGAGCAGAACCTGGTGACGGTCGACCCGGGCGTGATCGAGGCCGCCCGCTCGATGGGAGCCGGCCGCGGTCGGATCGTGCGCACCGTGGTCCTCCCCGAGGCGCTCGGTCCGCTCGTGCTCGGCTACACCTTCGTGTTCGTCGCGATCGTCGACATGACCGCCATCGCGGGCGTGGTCGGCGGAGGCGGGCTCGGCAACTTCGCCCTCCAGTACGGCTTCCGGCAGTTCGACGCGGTCGTCACGTGGACGGCGGTCATCATCATCGTCGCGCTCGTCCAGGTCGTGCAGCTCGCGGGGAACGTCGCCGCCCGCAGGATCCTGCGCCGCTAG
- a CDS encoding glycosyltransferase has product MTVPIGSGHGLTNLEGHEDYDIVWPWNQPGGLRRGSTAVLRVKNEAPGLRFVLPPLLRACDHVLLVDNGSDDGTGGEALRVAAEHGLSDRFTLKEYPFQVARAGAEHLSVNERSVHSLAYFYNWCFSHVRTRYSWKWDGDMVLTTEGEVSMSDLSWQVGMAEAVIRFPRHGLYIESDRKAFLDLGLRNIEEWGFPMSPDYVYTKAPEWEIRTTPDRIEMFALPQGLCVELKWLDGDEFAHWTNPESFATSIRNRRKRREWLVWNALHDGEVPDGVVEIESPEGVHVVDHVTHTWLPRAPRPFVVDDPDHARLHLRA; this is encoded by the coding sequence GTGACCGTCCCGATCGGCTCCGGCCACGGGCTGACCAACCTCGAGGGCCACGAGGACTACGACATCGTCTGGCCCTGGAACCAGCCGGGCGGGCTGCGCCGGGGCTCGACAGCCGTGCTGCGGGTGAAGAACGAGGCCCCTGGGCTGCGCTTCGTCCTCCCGCCGCTGCTGCGCGCCTGCGACCACGTGCTGCTGGTCGACAACGGCTCCGACGACGGCACCGGCGGGGAGGCGCTCCGCGTCGCGGCCGAGCACGGACTGTCGGACAGGTTCACGCTGAAGGAGTACCCCTTCCAGGTCGCCCGTGCCGGCGCCGAGCACCTGTCGGTCAACGAGCGCTCCGTGCACTCCCTGGCGTACTTCTACAACTGGTGCTTCTCCCACGTCCGCACCCGCTACTCGTGGAAGTGGGACGGCGACATGGTCCTCACCACCGAGGGCGAGGTCTCGATGTCCGACCTCTCGTGGCAGGTCGGCATGGCCGAGGCAGTCATCCGCTTCCCCCGCCACGGCCTCTACATCGAGTCGGACCGCAAGGCGTTCCTCGACCTCGGCCTGCGCAACATCGAGGAGTGGGGCTTCCCGATGAGCCCCGACTACGTCTACACGAAGGCGCCGGAGTGGGAGATCCGCACGACTCCCGACCGGATCGAGATGTTCGCCCTGCCGCAGGGCCTCTGCGTCGAGCTCAAGTGGCTCGACGGCGACGAGTTCGCCCACTGGACCAACCCGGAGTCGTTCGCGACGTCGATCCGCAACCGCCGCAAGCGCCGCGAGTGGCTGGTCTGGAACGCTCTCCACGACGGGGAGGTGCCCGACGGCGTGGTCGAGATCGAGTCGCCGGAGGGCGTGCACGTGGTCGACCACGTGACCCACACCTGGCTTCCCCGTGCGCCGAGGCCGTTCGTCGTCGACGACCCCGACCACGCCAGGCTGCACCTGCGCGCCTGA
- a CDS encoding MetQ/NlpA family ABC transporter substrate-binding protein: protein MSENHPQIAPPSSRRTPLIVGIAVLVVLAVVGGVVWSRSGDDATAAGGEANEKVVLGTVGASDPYWQVLVDEAAQQGIDLEVKDFADYTQPNPALSEGELDINQFQHIVYLAQYNVANDDDIVPLGSTAIYPLGLYSSQVDSVDDIEDGDTVVVPDDDSNQARGLLILQSAGLITLKDGGSIYSTLADIDESASRVQVKAIKADLTPTSLPDVAAAIINNDFVEKAGLKFEDALATDDPEDPNALPYVNIFAVRAEDRDNPTLLKLVEIYQDTQSVLDGVQDVSGGTAELVKIPQADLQASLDDVEADTEAQQ, encoded by the coding sequence ATGTCCGAGAACCACCCGCAGATCGCACCGCCCTCCTCGCGGCGCACGCCCCTCATCGTCGGCATCGCGGTGCTGGTCGTCCTGGCCGTCGTCGGCGGCGTCGTCTGGTCGCGCAGCGGCGACGACGCCACCGCCGCCGGTGGCGAGGCGAACGAGAAGGTCGTGCTCGGCACGGTCGGCGCCAGCGACCCCTACTGGCAGGTCCTCGTCGACGAGGCCGCCCAGCAGGGCATCGACCTCGAGGTGAAGGACTTCGCCGACTACACCCAGCCCAACCCCGCGCTCAGCGAGGGCGAGCTGGACATCAACCAGTTCCAGCACATCGTCTACCTCGCGCAGTACAACGTGGCCAACGACGACGACATCGTGCCCCTGGGCTCGACCGCGATCTACCCGCTCGGCCTCTACTCCTCCCAGGTCGACTCGGTCGACGACATCGAGGACGGCGACACGGTGGTCGTCCCCGACGACGACAGCAACCAGGCCCGCGGCCTGCTGATCCTGCAGTCGGCCGGCCTCATCACGCTGAAGGACGGCGGGAGCATCTACTCCACGCTCGCCGACATCGACGAGTCCGCCTCGCGCGTGCAGGTGAAGGCGATCAAGGCGGACCTGACCCCCACCTCGCTGCCCGACGTCGCGGCCGCGATCATCAACAACGACTTCGTCGAGAAGGCCGGGTTGAAGTTCGAGGACGCGCTCGCGACCGACGACCCCGAGGACCCCAACGCGCTGCCGTACGTCAACATCTTCGCGGTCCGCGCCGAGGACCGCGACAACCCGACGCTGCTCAAGCTCGTCGAGATCTACCAGGACACCCAGTCCGTCCTCGACGGGGTGCAGGACGTCTCCGGCGGCACCGCCGAGCTGGTGAAGATCCCGCAGGCCGACCTCCAGGCGTCGTTGGACGACGTCGAGGCGGACACCGAAGCCCAGCAGTAG
- the panC gene encoding pantoate--beta-alanine ligase, translating into MTTAPVLAGTREELAALLAGARRSGDRVAFVPTMGALHEGHASLMRTARAATDGPVVVSIFVNPMQFAPTEDLDRYPRTLGADLAVCADEGVDVVFAPSVEEMYPGGFSHDSVHDGVTVAPGTLATILDGASRPGHFDGVLTVVAKLFGLVRPDVAVFGQKDYQQLALIRRMVRDLCLGIDVVGAETVREPDGLALSSRNRYLDPDQRRTAVALSRALRAAQARAPYGVPAARWAAMSVLKEEAGLELDYLALTDVDLGEAPEVGEGRILVAAHVGRTRLIDNMAIRFDRIVAPAGTAPAASTTH; encoded by the coding sequence ATGACGACCGCTCCGGTCCTCGCGGGCACCCGCGAGGAGCTGGCCGCCCTGCTCGCCGGCGCCCGCCGATCCGGCGACAGGGTCGCCTTCGTGCCGACCATGGGCGCGCTGCACGAGGGCCACGCGAGCCTGATGCGCACCGCGCGTGCGGCCACCGACGGGCCGGTCGTGGTCAGCATCTTCGTCAACCCGATGCAGTTCGCGCCGACCGAGGACCTCGACCGCTACCCGCGCACCCTCGGCGCGGACCTGGCGGTCTGCGCGGACGAGGGCGTCGACGTCGTCTTCGCTCCGAGCGTGGAGGAGATGTATCCCGGCGGCTTCAGCCACGACTCCGTGCACGACGGCGTCACCGTCGCCCCCGGGACGCTCGCCACGATCCTCGACGGCGCGTCGCGCCCGGGTCACTTCGACGGGGTCCTCACGGTGGTCGCCAAGCTCTTCGGCCTGGTCCGGCCGGACGTCGCCGTCTTCGGGCAGAAGGACTACCAGCAGCTCGCGCTCATCCGCCGCATGGTCCGCGACCTGTGCCTGGGCATCGACGTCGTCGGCGCCGAGACGGTCCGCGAGCCCGACGGGCTCGCGCTCTCCAGCCGCAACCGCTACCTCGACCCCGACCAGCGACGGACCGCGGTGGCCCTCAGCCGTGCGCTCCGTGCGGCGCAGGCCCGGGCGCCGTACGGCGTGCCTGCCGCGCGCTGGGCGGCGATGTCGGTGCTCAAGGAGGAGGCGGGCCTCGAGCTCGACTACCTCGCCCTCACCGACGTCGACCTCGGCGAGGCGCCGGAGGTCGGCGAGGGCCGGATCCTCGTCGCCGCGCACGTCGGCCGGACGAGGCTCATCGACAACATGGCGATCCGGTTCGACCGGATCGTCGCCCCGGCGGGGACCGCACCTGCGGCCTCGACCACCCACTGA
- the panD gene encoding aspartate 1-decarboxylase → MLRTMMKSKIHRATVTQADLHYVGSVTVDQDLLDAADLLAGELVHIVDVTNGARLETYTIAGERGSGVIGINGAAARLVHPGDVVILIGYGQMETAEAREHQPHVVFVDADNKIMGTGFDPAETFGDPSLSRGDLVTR, encoded by the coding sequence ATGCTGCGCACCATGATGAAGTCCAAGATCCACCGGGCCACCGTCACCCAGGCCGACCTGCACTACGTCGGGTCGGTGACCGTCGACCAGGACCTCCTCGACGCCGCCGACCTCCTCGCCGGCGAGCTCGTCCACATCGTCGACGTCACCAACGGCGCCCGCCTCGAGACCTACACCATCGCCGGCGAGCGCGGCTCCGGGGTGATCGGCATCAACGGCGCGGCCGCCCGTCTCGTGCACCCCGGCGACGTCGTCATCCTCATCGGCTACGGCCAGATGGAGACGGCCGAGGCCAGGGAGCACCAGCCCCACGTCGTCTTCGTGGACGCCGACAACAAGATCATGGGCACCGGCTTCGACCCCGCCGAGACGTTCGGGGACCCGTCACTGTCCCGGGGCGACCTCGTCACTCGATAG
- a CDS encoding L-aspartate oxidase, protein MTTHRPVPGRLRAPAPGWTTRTDVVVVGSGIAGLTAALRIHAADPSLHLTVVTKDVLAAGSTQWAQGGIAAALGPGDTPEQHERDTLVAGAGACDVEAVRVLVTEGPDAVRELIALGTQFDHHPDGELSLTREGGHHRDRIAHAGGDATGAEIQRALIAAVERAPEIEVIQHALAVDLLRAADGGVAGLTLHVLGEGQLDGVGAVHCRAVVLASGGLGQVFSQSTNPSVSTGDGMALAMRAGARVRDLEFVQFHPTVMWLGPDSQGQQPLISEAVRGEGAFLVDFEGDRFMLGQHELADLAPRDVVAKAITRRMIETGKPHMWLDARHLGAEFWERRFPTILRVCREHGVDPVTDLIPVAPAQHYESGGVATDLWGRTTVPGLYATGEVACSGVHGANRLASNSLLEGLVFSRRIAEVLPGELRARAEPALDDRPEGLVSGDRRRAMQEVMTSRVGVLRQADGLAEALALLTTVDPGEAAAGPAAWETTNLLTISTALAEAASLRTETRGSHWREDFPDRDDSRAGHIDSWLVDGTVHNVWDHAPSTDPSTAGVPA, encoded by the coding sequence ATGACCACCCACCGGCCGGTCCCGGGTCGCCTGCGGGCCCCCGCACCCGGGTGGACCACCCGCACGGACGTGGTGGTGGTGGGGTCCGGCATCGCCGGGCTCACCGCTGCCCTGCGCATCCACGCGGCTGATCCCTCGCTCCACCTCACCGTCGTCACCAAGGACGTCCTCGCGGCCGGCTCGACCCAGTGGGCCCAGGGCGGCATCGCTGCCGCGCTCGGCCCGGGCGACACCCCCGAGCAGCACGAGCGCGACACCCTCGTCGCCGGCGCAGGTGCCTGCGACGTCGAGGCCGTCCGGGTCCTGGTGACCGAGGGCCCCGACGCGGTCCGCGAGCTCATCGCCCTCGGCACCCAGTTCGACCACCACCCCGACGGCGAGCTGTCGCTGACCCGCGAGGGCGGTCACCACCGCGACCGCATCGCCCACGCCGGTGGGGACGCGACCGGGGCCGAGATCCAGCGCGCCCTGATCGCGGCGGTCGAGCGGGCACCCGAGATCGAGGTGATCCAGCACGCGCTCGCGGTCGACCTGCTCCGCGCGGCCGACGGCGGCGTCGCGGGGCTGACCCTCCACGTGCTCGGCGAGGGTCAGCTCGACGGCGTCGGCGCCGTGCACTGCCGGGCCGTGGTGCTCGCCTCCGGCGGCCTCGGCCAGGTCTTCAGCCAGTCCACCAACCCGAGCGTCTCCACCGGCGACGGGATGGCCCTCGCGATGCGGGCCGGCGCGCGGGTGCGCGACCTGGAGTTCGTGCAGTTCCACCCGACCGTGATGTGGCTCGGCCCCGACTCGCAGGGCCAGCAGCCGCTGATCTCCGAGGCCGTCCGCGGTGAGGGCGCGTTCCTCGTCGACTTCGAGGGCGACCGCTTCATGCTCGGCCAGCACGAGCTCGCCGACCTCGCCCCGCGCGACGTGGTCGCCAAGGCGATCACGCGTCGGATGATCGAGACCGGCAAGCCGCACATGTGGCTCGACGCGCGCCACCTGGGTGCCGAGTTCTGGGAGCGCCGGTTCCCGACGATCCTCCGGGTCTGCCGCGAGCACGGCGTCGACCCGGTGACCGACCTGATCCCGGTCGCACCCGCCCAGCACTACGAGTCCGGCGGCGTCGCCACCGACCTGTGGGGGCGTACGACGGTCCCCGGTCTCTACGCGACCGGCGAGGTCGCCTGCTCCGGGGTGCACGGCGCCAACCGGCTGGCGTCCAACTCGCTGCTCGAGGGGCTGGTGTTCTCCCGCCGCATCGCCGAGGTGCTGCCGGGCGAGCTGCGCGCCCGGGCCGAGCCGGCCCTGGACGACCGGCCCGAGGGCCTGGTCTCCGGCGATCGCCGGCGCGCGATGCAGGAGGTGATGACGTCGAGGGTCGGCGTGCTGCGGCAGGCCGACGGCCTCGCCGAGGCGCTCGCGCTCCTCACCACCGTCGACCCGGGCGAGGCCGCCGCCGGTCCGGCCGCGTGGGAGACCACCAACCTGCTGACGATCAGCACCGCGCTCGCCGAGGCCGCCTCCCTGCGCACCGAGACCCGCGGGTCGCACTGGCGCGAGGACTTCCCCGACCGCGACGACTCGAGGGCGGGACACATCGACTCGTGGCTGGTCGACGGCACCGTGCACAACGTCTGGGACCACGCACCCTCGACCGACCCGTCGACCGCCGGGGTGCCGGCATGA